The genome window GTCTGGCACGCTGGGTTAATAACGAGCCTGATTTAAAACTGGTCTGATGAGACCAAGGCACATCTTGAATACAGATGCACTTAAACTGGCTTAAGGTGCTGGAgtgatttattttaatgctcCATTAGGCTGAATTGGTCTGTGTGGTTTCTAAACCACATTAAAATTGTATCTGCCAGGGTTTTGTCCCAGTCTGACTGGATGAGTTTTAATAACAGTGTTTCTGCCTTAGAATAACCACGCGTGGTGCAGCACAGCCCGTGgcaggcaggctgcagctcagctgagcactgctgcctgcgggcccccccttcccttcccttcccttcccttcccttcccttcccttcccttcccttcccttcccttcccttcccttcccttcccttcccttcccttcccttcccttcccttcccttcccttcccttcccttcccttcccttcccttcccttcccttcccttcccttcccttcccttcccttcccttcccttcccttcccttcccttcccttcccttcccttcccttcccttcccttcccttcccttcccttcccttcccttcccttcccttcccttcccttcccttcccttcccttccctgtagCTTCTGCCACACATTCTGTAGTTCAAAGTTAGTTGGTATTGGCTGCTTTCAGACAGCTTTCAGGGTTTATTCCCAACACCCCGAGCCGTGTTCTCCAGCATCTCTAGATGTCTCCCAGTATGTATCGATCAGCTTCTCTTCCCAGCACAAAGTAGCTGctgatgaagagaaaaaggcCCTGCCGCTATTCTTGTTAGTTCCAGACGCAGAGAACACAGTGGTCAGTGGATAAATGCATCAGGAACCTGCTAAATATAGAGATGTGGCTTTAGACAGCTCCCGATTCCAGTTGCTTTGGTttcagtgctggcacaggggtATGAACACACTGTTTAAATAAGACGCCTTATCACATCCTGGCTCCCTGTGCCTGCGGTTCAATTCTCAGTGTGCACTAAGCTCGGCTTAAAGGTGGGGCCTTATTTTGCAACTCCTGTCAGTACCTTCATCCCTTCCAGAGACAGTCCTGATGTGCCATCTGATATGATCATTAGCAAAATGAGTTATCTGTTATGTAAAGATGAAATGCTGTTATTAAAAGATCTGACAAGCACCTAGTTGTCTTCCATAAAAAGTTGCCCTCCAGAAACTTAATAATTCCTTGATTGTTGTGCTGTGTCCTACACTTACCACAGGgtctgcacagccagggcatTTACAGCGCGAGCGGTTTATCTTGTCCAAAACCAGCATTATGTAACCTTCCCCTGTTGTTCCTTCCGTGGCTTTTGGTCCAGAATGTGCTTCCCTGTCGTTTGTAAATGTTCTCACCGTGCCAGAGCGAGCGCCCATCCAGAGAATTTAAGTGTGAATGTTTGGTTTTAGGCACACGAAGCCTCCCATCACCAACAGCAGGCAGCACAGAACAGTTTGTTGcctctcctgagctctgctgttgaGCCGCCCGATCAGAAGCCGATTCTGCCCTTACCAATAACGCAGAAACCTCAGCCTGCACCAGAAACATTAAAGGATGCTATTGTTGggattaaaaaggaaaaacctaaAACCTCCTTTGTGTGCACTTACTGCAGCAAAGCTTTCAGGGACAGCTACCATTTGAGGCGTCACGAGTCCTGCCACACAGGGATAAAGTTAGTGTCACGGCCAAAGAAAACTCCCACCACAATGGTGCCCCTTATCTCGACCATCGCTGGTGACAACAGCCGGAGTTCGCTGGTTTCGACTATCGCAGGCATCCTGTCCACTGTCACTACGTCTTCCTCTGCCACCAACCCCAGCAGCAGCGCCGGCGCCACGGCCATGGCGGTGACGCAGACGGTGAAGAAGCCCAGCAAGCCCGTGAAGAAGAACCACGCCTGTGAGATGTGTGGGAAGGCCTTCAGGGACGTCTACCACCTCAACCGACACAAGCTGTCCCACTCGGACGAGAAACCCTTCGAATGTCCCATTTGCAATCAGCGCTTCAAGAGAAAGGATCGCATGACCTACCACGTGAGGTCTCACGAAGGTGGCATCACGAAACCCTACACCTGCGGGGTGTGTGGAAAAGGCTTCTCAAGGTACCACCTAGCAAAGCCCAGGCGTGCTCCGCTGTTGGCTTTTCCTGAGCGAGAAGGGTTAAGCTGTGGTagtgaggagctgggagagccaaACTTCTGAGGAGATGGGTGAGGGGATAAAGAGCCTTGTCTGCAGTTAGGGTGGGGGAGTCTCCATCTGAGCAAGGTTAGCAGTGGCTAGAAGTGGTCACTTTTTTAGGAGAGTGGTTTGAAATGGTTTCTCGACCTCATCCAGAGCCCATAAgatgtgtgtctgtgtcactGGGGGTGGGCACAGAGCCCCTTCAGCAGCCTTTGCCACGGTCTGTGaatggggcagggcagaggagctgtcACCTGGTCTTACAGCAGGgtggagggacagcacagggggagCCTGCACTGCTGCCGGCTCTGTTCGTACCTGTGCTTGCAACAGAGAAAACTTCAACCTTTAGAGCTGCTGCGCTCTCACCTTTACACAAGGTGTGACCGAACGTGCCATTGCCAGGTGTGTGAGGAGAACAGAGTTAAGATTTAAACCGCAGGCTGGTTCTAAGCTGTGAGGTGTTGCAGGGGAAGCCCCTGGTAGGTGAGGGGAAGGGATTTATCCTGGCTGTCAGAGGGATGgatgggggctgcagggagtgaCCAGCTCGGGGTCAGCTCTGCTAGCCAAGGTGTCCTGGCTCTGTGTTTGTAACAGTGTGCACTTTTCTCCTGTTCCTCTCTTTCTTGCAGGCCTGATCATTTAAGCTGTCACGTTAAACATGTTCACTCAACAGAGAGACCCTTCAAATGCCAAGTAAGGGCTGAAATGGTTTATTAAGAACAATACCTTATTGTGTCAGTGGTACTCAGGTGAATCTTTCCAGAGCTGTAATTACTCCTGGACTTTTGAAAAGCAAGTTTAGGAGTAAAGCCACATTTGCCACCACACCACAGTGCTGGAGTTCTGGTGGAACTTTAAAAAGATACCGTGGTTGCTTTTTTAGGAAGATTAGAGGCTTTTTGCTTTCTTGGAGAACAGCATAGTTGCTCTGTTTTACCATATGCTTAACTTAGTAGTAGGATTGTAGCAGCATCCTCAGCTCAGTGCTCATTTCTTGGGTAATGTGTGCAGTGTGTTCCTCAGCATGTTCAAATGAAATGTCTTTCTCAGCACTTCTATTTAAAATGGGTGGGAATGGTTGATTCTGGATCTGTTATTTTGCTGGAAGGGGAAAGCAAGTTGTCCTAAGTTGATGACTGAGACTAGATGAAATAATTTGATTGCCCTTGAACAATTAACTGTTTTGCTTGGAATATCCCTGCTTATTCCAACCTGTTTTAGTGAATCATCTTATTAAATAAAAGCCTTGGATAAAAAGAATAGTGTtaggaaaaggttttgtttccttgttctGGGTGGGAACAGAAGTAATTGAGCAGTGTAAGGTACCAAGTTCATATTTGTACAGTAAAATTACATTAGAAACCAACTTTGCCTATTGTAGGTGTTTTTTACAGGCTCCCTCTTGCATCGGTGGGTAAGGCAACCCACTGTTTTCAGAAAGTTCAAGCAGTATAGAATATGATTTTTGTCCTGATTATCTCAGAAGCAAATTCCACTCTCGGTCTCTGCTGAGtagtttgatttttgtttctctaTAAATGCAGGTAGAAGTTACAGTTGTCAATGCACTTAGGATACTGTTAGGACCTGCCAGGCTCCCAGAGGGCCTGTGGGtgatgctgtgctgctctgtgtgcccctCAAGTGTAACTTTGTCCTCCATCTAGACGTGCACTGCTGCCTTTGCCACCAAAGACAGACTGCGGACACACATGGTGCGCCATGAAGGAAAGGTATCGTGTAATATCTGTGGTAAACTTCTGAGTGCAGCATATATCACCAGCCACTTAAAGACACACGGGCAGAGCCAAAGTATCAACTGTAATACCTGTAAACAAGGCATCAATAAAAGTAGGTGAACGTTTTACAAACATTTCTAATAACAATGTGTGTGCGAAGGGAATTGCCTTTGATGACGTTAAACTCGGCTACGTGTCTGTCGGTCTGGGTGGTCACACCTCCTAAAAGGAGATCTTTAGTAACAGAATGTGCTTCAGCTCAAGAATTGGCATGTGTGGAGTTGGTTTGCTGCAAGACTGTGCTCTCATCCCTTGGGAATGCCCTGCAGTTCATGACAGTGACCCATCTCTTGAAAAGAATTGCCAGGTTTTCAGTGCTACTTCCTGAACTGTGCAGGTCTAAAAGTCCAACAGATAGTCTGGAGATTTTAGACTATTTAAGAACTGCTAAGATTTGCCAGGTTTCAGGTCTCAAGCCTCATCCAAAGCTCATCGAAATCAGGAGAAggatttctctgctttctctgagCTTTGACCCTGGGGCTCAGTGTTTCCTCCCTTAGGCAGTAGCTGACAAGAAAAGGATTTAAATCCAGCCCTGATAGGTTTTGGGCATTAATGGCATCTGACTGGTGGTGTGCAGGAGGTCAGATGAGATGTTTGTAATAGCTCCTTCTAGACTTAAACTCTGGACCTGGGAATGTCTAGCAAGTAAATGAAGACTTGACTTTCAAATTTTCCCTATTAAAATACCTGTAACTTAAGTTAACCCCACATGGTTAGTAATATAAAACGGGTTTTCAGAGGAATAAAGAGGCAGAAGTAAGGAATGTCTTTGGAAACTTTGTCCTTAAAGCCTTTAAACTATTAATTTACAACATCTTTGCAGTTCCTGTTACTCCTGGATAATTTGAAGGTACTGGGAATGTCTGAAATGCCTGATTGTTGAGCTTAGTAGGAAATTTGGatgtgaattatttttcaagGTATAGGGTTACAACTCTGGCTTCCCAGTCCAGTTTGGTGGTGCTAAGCCAGTTCACATGAGGCATTTTGAGCAGTTGTTAGGGGTGGAAAtgatgagctgtgctggggccagagAGTAGTGACAGGCTGTTCTCTGATGTAAACTGAAATTTTTAAGTTATACTtgcaataaaaagtaaaaaggcttttttattttccattcttaAGCTGGAGCTAAAGTTTAGAAAAAGTGGATTCAGTTTGAGTTCTAGAGACTAATTtgagtttttaatttcattcttcCTAAATACAAAGTAAATAATGACAAGAGAAGTCTGGTTTTGGCACTTCAAGTTCTTGacttatgtttttgtttttagctCTTGGAGAAGTAGTTTTATGAAGCACAGAATTAATGATACTGTTTTAAACACCTCTGTGATTTTGTTCTTGGAATCCTGTGAGATTCCACATGCTCTTTGTGACCTCAGCAGAAAACAGTAACTTTTCAAGGTGAATTTATGTTCTTACTTGATTGGCATAGCATGCATGAGTGAAGAGACCAGCAACcagaaacagcaacagcagcagcaacaacagcaacaacaacaacaacaacagcaacagcagcaacaacaacagcaacagcagcagcagcagcagcagcaacagcagcagcagcagcagcacgtaACAAGTTGGCCTGGAAAGCAGGTAGAGACCCTGAGATTGTGGGAAGAGGCCGTCAAAGCCAGGAAGAAAGGTAAAACAAACCAATACTGACGTGGCTGGGTTTGTGAGATGGGAGTGCACAGTCATACAGGGAGTTGGAGGTGTCAGGAAGGATGTCTTACATGACAGTTTCATTCTTAGAAATCATAGCTAAGAGGGAACAGGAGGAAACAGCCCCAGAGAAGGGTGTGTTAAATGAAATGACCTGCTCATGATTGACTCCCTTGGTCTCTGCGCTTGCCTGTGTCCCTCGAGCCATCAGTTACAGAGGGAGCTTGtgtctgctccagcaggagTGGGGGCTTTGACTTGCATGTGGCTTTTAGCTGTGCTTGTGCTTATTTACCCTGTTCTCctgtctgcacacacacacacagacacacacacacagatacacagacacacagacacacagacacagacagacacagacacacagacacacagacacacagacacacacacacacacacacagacacacacacacagatacacagatacacagacacacagacacagacacacagacacagacacagacacacacagacacacacacacacagacacacagacacacagacacagacagacacagacacacagacacacagacacacacacacacacacacacacacacagacacacacacacacagacacacagacacacagacacacacacacacacacacagacacacacacatagatacacagacacacagacacagacacacagacacacacacacagacacacacacacagatacacagacacacagacacacagacacagacacacacagacacacagacacacagacacacagacacacacacacacacacacagacacacacacacagacacacagacacacagacacagacacacagacacagacacagacacacacacacacagacacacacagacacacacacacacagacacacacacacacacatagatacacagacacacagacacagacacacagacacacagacacacacacacacagacacacacacacagacacacagacacacagacacacagacacagacacacagacacagacacagacacacacagacacacacagacacacacacacacagacacacacacatagatacacagacacacagacacagacacacagacacacagacacagacacacagacacacacacacagacacagacacacacacccccTCTGCCCCGCATCAGCACCTGGGTGCACGTGTGTGCTTTCTGTGTCCTGTTCATCTTGTCTCCTCCAATTTATTCCACCTGCCCTATCATCATGTAGCTGTCTTTGCATGAAGTTTTCTAGACTTCAGAGAACTTTCTCTCTGTCCATTGCTTTGTTTCATTACAAAATGAGGTAATCAGTGATCCTGTTTCTCATCAGTGCTGGCTCTACCTCTACCTGTGCTGCTGTAATTGAAGTGGGATTGCTGTTGTTGGTCATTGTGGCAGTTTGTAGGGAACAGATTGCTTTGGTTTAGTGGGTTTAGGATACAGTAGTTTAAATTCTCCCATTACTGCTGCTTATTTGTTTCACAACAGTTTGATTATTAATGCCCATCGTGACTTCATGGATT of Molothrus aeneus isolate 106 chromosome 20, BPBGC_Maene_1.0, whole genome shotgun sequence contains these proteins:
- the VEZF1 gene encoding vascular endothelial zinc finger 1; its protein translation is MEANWTAFLFQAHEASHHQQQAAQNSLLPLLSSAVEPPDQKPILPLPITQKPQPAPETLKDAIVGIKKEKPKTSFVCTYCSKAFRDSYHLRRHESCHTGIKLVSRPKKTPTTMVPLISTIAGDNSRSSLVSTIAGILSTVTTSSSATNPSSSAGATAMAVTQTVKKPSKPVKKNHACEMCGKAFRDVYHLNRHKLSHSDEKPFECPICNQRFKRKDRMTYHVRSHEGGITKPYTCGVCGKGFSRPDHLSCHVKHVHSTERPFKCQTCTAAFATKDRLRTHMVRHEGKVSCNICGKLLSAAYITSHLKTHGQSQSINCNTCKQGINKTCMSEETSNQKQQQQQQQQQQQQQQQQQQQQQQQQQQQQQQQQQQQQQHVTSWPGKQVETLRLWEEAVKARKKECQFTFEKAIEYVPFEAANLCQTSTAATTPVTLTTPFNITSSVASGTITNPVTVAAAMSMRSPVNVSSAVNISSPMNLGHPVTITSPLSMTSPLTLTTPVNLPTPVTAPVNIAHPVTITSPMNLPTPMTLAGPLNIAMRPVESMPFLPQALPTSPPW